The window GTACGCGGTACGGTCGGAGCCCGGATCGGCCAATTGGCTTTCGGTTTTTTTCAAGGATTCGAGCTGCTCAGGCGAGCGCTTCATGATCCAAACGGGTTTGCCACGCCATTCGACTGTGAGCTTTTCGCCCGGGTTCAAGGCGGAAATGTCCACCTCAACGGCCGCACCGGCCGCTTTGGCCCGCTCGGAGGGTTGGAAGCTGCTGACGAAGGGGGTGGCCACAAAGCCAGCGCCTACGGCACCTGCGCAAGTGGAGGCAATCAGCCATGTCCGCTTGCTGCTGTCGACTGGGGTGTCACTCATGGGAATCCTCTAGCGAGTCGTTATCAGGGTCAACCCGCGATTGTAGCGGAGTGAAACAAACAACCGACTTACAAATGCATAAGCTTGTTGCTGGCTGGGGCACAATAGCAAGCACCTTGTTATTTTTGGAGATTTAAGATGTCATTTATTCAGGAATTCAAATCTTTTGCCCTGAAAGGCAACGTCATGGACCTGGCGGTGGGTGTGATCATCGGTGCGGCCTTTGGCAAGATCGTCGACTCCTTGGTGGCCGACCTGATCATGCCTTTTGTGAGTCTGGTCTTTGGCGGTCTTGACTTCGCCAACTACTACTTGCCACTGGCCGGTCAAGCGACCAACTTGCCCTTGGCAGAGGCGAAAAAGCTGGGGGCTGTTTTTGCTTACGGCAGCTTCGTCACCGTGGCCTTGAACTTCTTCATTTTGGCTTTGGTGATTTTTGTGATGGTGCGGCAAATCAACCGCCTCAAAACCGCCCAGCAGCCTGCCGCCGCACCAGAAGCTGCGCCCACCACGCCCGAAGATGTGTTGCTGCTGCGTGAAATTCGCGACAGCCTGAAAAACAAGGGCTGACTCGCCCCCCCCGGAGCTCAGGCCATGCCTGTGACCGCGCCTGCCAGCAACTGACGCGCCATGCGAATGGCCTGGACCATGCTGCTGGCGTCGGCGACACCTTGGCCAGCCACGTCCATGGCTGTGCCGTGGTCGGGGCTGGTTCTGATCAAGGGCAGACCCAGGGTCACATTCACCCCCTGCTCCACGCCCAAGTACTTCACCGGGATCAAGCCCTGGTCGTGGTACATGGCCACCACCACATCAAATTCGCGCTGAATGCCCGGTTTTTGGCGGGCCCGCATGAACACCGTGTCGGGCGCGTAGGGGCCGTGCACATCCAAACCTTCTTGGCAGGCTTGCCATATGGCCGGCTTCACCACCTCGATTTCTTCGCGCCCAAACAAGCCCCCCTCGCCCGCATGGGGGTTGACCCCGGCGACCGCGATGCGTGGCTTGCGGCCCAACAAAGCCGTCAAAGCTGTGTGGGTGATGCGCAAGGTCTCTAGAACACGGTCCACCGTGATGGCATCGAGCGCCTCGCGCATGGACACATGGATGCTGACCAGCACCGTGCGCAGCTCGTCGTTGGCGAGCATCATGCGCACCGGCATTTGCGCGAGCGTCACGCCCGCATGCCTAGCCGCCTCGGCCTGCAGCAACTCGGTGTGGCCCGGGTATTGGTCATAAGGTGCGCCAGCTGCGTGCAAGGCTTCTTTGTGCAAAGGGGCGGTGACCAGTGCGGCCACCTCGCCTCGCAAGGCGGCACGCGTGGCCCAAAGCACGGCCTCGCCCGCCAATTGCCCGGCGTGGCCATCGACCTGGCCCCAAGGGATCTCGGGGGCCTCGGACACTACCTGCAGCACAGGCAAACACCTCGGGGGTACGTGCAAGGCTTGCTCAGCCGTTTCGATTTCGCACACCGGGTAGCGCACGGCCTGCCCCACCAAAGCCATGGCGCGGCGCATCAGGCCCACATCACCCGCCACAAAGCAGCCCCGGGTCAGCTCAGGCGTGGTGCTCCAGGCCCGGGCAATGATTTCGGGGCCAATGCCGCAGGGGTCACCTGGGGTGATGGCGATGGGGCGGGTCAGTTCGTGCAGATTCATGGGGCTCGTTCGTGGGCAGGAGGTCGGCATCAAGCCGGATTGTCGATCTCGATGAAACGGTGTTCAATACCCAGCGCCTGCGCCACATGCGCCGCCAACGCGGGTGCGCCATAGCGCTCGGTGGCATGGTGGCCACAGGCCAGAAAGGCCACGCCGGTTTCCCGCGCCAGATGGGCTTGTGGTTCGGAAATTTCACCAGTGATGAAGGCGTCCACACCTTGGGCAATGGCCGACTCAAAGTAGCCCTGGGCACCGCCCGTGCACCAGGCTACGCGTCGAACCGGCCGATCACTGCCACCCACACAGGTCACCGGGCGTCCCAACACGGCGGCCACATGTTCGGCCAGCGCTTCAGGACGCGCCCAGGCCTGTGTGCCCGTTCCGACAAAGCCCAGATCTTGATCGCCAAAACGGCCATCGGCCTGCAAGCCCAGCACACGGGCCAGTTGGGCGTTGTTGCCCAGTTCGGGGTGGGCGTCGAGCGGTAAGTGGTAGGCAAACAGGTGAATGCCATGCGCCAGCAACAAGCGCAACCGCTCGCGCATCCAACCCATGACGCGCCCGTCCTGGCCACGCCAGAACAGGCCGTGGTGCACCACGATGGCGTCGGCTTGGACCTCAATCGCCGCTTCTATCAGGGCGCGGCTGGCGGTCACGCCGCTGACCAAGAGCCGCACCTGGCGATCGCCTTCGACTTGCAAGCCATTGGGGCCGTAGTCGCGGAATTTTTCGGGTTGGAGCAAGGCGTCAAAAGCCTGGCCCAGGGTTTTGGCATCGGTCATCGTGGAGGGTCTGTCGGGGGTGTCCATGCCCGATTGTGGCTCAGGTGGAGCCAAGCCTCAGCCTTGCGCCTGTGTTGCTTGATCCGCATCGCCAGAGGTGCACCCCGACCGAATCAAGGACAATCGGACACCATGAAACGTTACTGGCTTTTATTCTCCCAATGGGTGACCGTTTTGTTGGCCATCTGGTTTGTGGTGGCCACACTGCAACCCACATGGCTGCGCGGTGCCCAGCGCTCGGTGGACGGCATGACCTTGCTCCAAGCGGCCCCTGCTGCCAGCGGCAACCGCCCGGTCGGCAGCCTGAGTGCGCCAGCGCAAAAAGCCTCGCCCGCTGTGGTGAGCATCAATACCCGACAAGGTAAAAGCCAAAATCCGCATGGACAAGACCCGTGGTTCCGTTTCTTCTATGGCGAACAAGAAGAGCAAAACCCGGGCGGATTGGGCAGCGGCGTCATCGTTAGCCCCGAGGGCCACATCCTGACCAACAACCACGTCATCGAAGATGCCGACAACATCGAGGTGGTGCTCAGCGATGGTCGCAAAACCCAGGCCAAAGTGATCGGCACCGACCCGGACACCGACCTGGCCTTGTTGCAGATCCCGCTGGACAAACTGCCTGTGATTGTTTTGGGCCAACTGCAAGACCTGCAGGTGGGTGACGTGGTGCTGGCCATTGGCAACCCTTTTGGCGTGGGGCAGACCGTGACCTCGGGCATCGTCAGCGCCCTGGGCCGCAGCCAGTTGGGCATCAACACCTTCGAGAACTTCATCCAGACCGATGCCGCCATCAACCCCGGCAATTCCGGTGGGGCCCTGGTGGACGTGAATGGCCACCTCATGGGCATCAACACCGCCATCTATTCCCGCTCCGGTGGCAGCATGGGCATTGGTTTTGCCATCCCAATCTCCACAGCCAAACAGGTCATGCAGGATTTGCTGCAAAACGGCAAAGTCGTGCGGGGCTGGATCGGGGTGGAGCCACAAGACCTGTCCCCGGAACTGGCCGAAAGCTTCCAGCTGCCCCCCTTGAAAGCCGATCAAAGCCGACAGGGCGTGGTGATCACGGGGGTGCTGCAAAACGGGCCCGCAGCCAAAGCCGGGGTGCGCCCGGGCGACGTGATCTTGCAAGTGGCCAAACAGCCCGTTAGCAGCGTGTCAGACCTGCTCAACCAGGTCGCCAGCCTCAAGCCGGGTGAACCTGCTGAGCTGCTGATCTGGCGGCAACAAGCCTCTTTATCCTTGCGACTGACCCCAGCGGAAAGACCTTCCCCCAAAAGGCAA is drawn from Limnohabitans sp. 63ED37-2 and contains these coding sequences:
- a CDS encoding S1C family serine protease, whose product is MKRYWLLFSQWVTVLLAIWFVVATLQPTWLRGAQRSVDGMTLLQAAPAASGNRPVGSLSAPAQKASPAVVSINTRQGKSQNPHGQDPWFRFFYGEQEEQNPGGLGSGVIVSPEGHILTNNHVIEDADNIEVVLSDGRKTQAKVIGTDPDTDLALLQIPLDKLPVIVLGQLQDLQVGDVVLAIGNPFGVGQTVTSGIVSALGRSQLGINTFENFIQTDAAINPGNSGGALVDVNGHLMGINTAIYSRSGGSMGIGFAIPISTAKQVMQDLLQNGKVVRGWIGVEPQDLSPELAESFQLPPLKADQSRQGVVITGVLQNGPAAKAGVRPGDVILQVAKQPVSSVSDLLNQVASLKPGEPAELLIWRQQASLSLRLTPAERPSPKRQAP
- the pdxA gene encoding 4-hydroxythreonine-4-phosphate dehydrogenase PdxA; translation: MNLHELTRPIAITPGDPCGIGPEIIARAWSTTPELTRGCFVAGDVGLMRRAMALVGQAVRYPVCEIETAEQALHVPPRCLPVLQVVSEAPEIPWGQVDGHAGQLAGEAVLWATRAALRGEVAALVTAPLHKEALHAAGAPYDQYPGHTELLQAEAARHAGVTLAQMPVRMMLANDELRTVLVSIHVSMREALDAITVDRVLETLRITHTALTALLGRKPRIAVAGVNPHAGEGGLFGREEIEVVKPAIWQACQEGLDVHGPYAPDTVFMRARQKPGIQREFDVVVAMYHDQGLIPVKYLGVEQGVNVTLGLPLIRTSPDHGTAMDVAGQGVADASSMVQAIRMARQLLAGAVTGMA
- the petA gene encoding ubiquinol-cytochrome c reductase iron-sulfur subunit; translated protein: MSDTPVDSSKRTWLIASTCAGAVGAGFVATPFVSSFQPSERAKAAGAAVEVDISALNPGEKLTVEWRGKPVWIMKRSPEQLESLKKTESQLADPGSDRTAYPTPEYAKNSHRSIKPEIMVAVGICTHLGCSPADKFAAGPQPSLPDDWNGGFLCACHGSTFDLAGRVFKNKPAPDNLEVPPHMYLSDTKLLIGEDKKA
- the mscL gene encoding large conductance mechanosensitive channel protein MscL, whose amino-acid sequence is MSFIQEFKSFALKGNVMDLAVGVIIGAAFGKIVDSLVADLIMPFVSLVFGGLDFANYYLPLAGQATNLPLAEAKKLGAVFAYGSFVTVALNFFILALVIFVMVRQINRLKTAQQPAAAPEAAPTTPEDVLLLREIRDSLKNKG
- a CDS encoding Nif3-like dinuclear metal center hexameric protein; this encodes MDTPDRPSTMTDAKTLGQAFDALLQPEKFRDYGPNGLQVEGDRQVRLLVSGVTASRALIEAAIEVQADAIVVHHGLFWRGQDGRVMGWMRERLRLLLAHGIHLFAYHLPLDAHPELGNNAQLARVLGLQADGRFGDQDLGFVGTGTQAWARPEALAEHVAAVLGRPVTCVGGSDRPVRRVAWCTGGAQGYFESAIAQGVDAFITGEISEPQAHLARETGVAFLACGHHATERYGAPALAAHVAQALGIEHRFIEIDNPA